One Mytilus trossulus isolate FHL-02 chromosome 5, PNRI_Mtr1.1.1.hap1, whole genome shotgun sequence DNA segment encodes these proteins:
- the LOC134718447 gene encoding uncharacterized protein LOC134718447, with amino-acid sequence MPTKFVPLELQLARKVEKNKKILTMDELNDMNKQNEKMALTPTQLKTFLKVNHSLGKLIYFDEAGLRGNVIIDPVFLVDVLRSIVTDDQFWPDNLKEILKALKESGQLLKQDLYEIWKQDCFREISTHKDYIVDMLVHLDIMCRPKDDEDGSDLFLVPCMISTKREDSQQIDHDRSIHLAYRFKEEVVPPAVLYRFIATFISIWKLRVSAKSSRLMIFTDSADVKIDGDHDMRFDIQGNRFIVTLSHTEKNISIVPSIASTAQECLTHAITNISNFYFSVSEDSTCNRDLPFTIQIGIPCGTDLCFFDHTLSSKKEWKCPDHNIKHKTNIVSIWFADKLPTKDDRCPRDCSGLDKVWLDRQPEDKHLGRLASKLTHEDTRTIYMLIKEKEPALQWEIINESNKREGFNIKLNALYDWKKSSKYASFKQLQNCLEEANIDIHKLCQISREFQKELDQPRDKLFLRPSGLNVQQLPDHIGSQTFQLGIELGLSVVEMQKIESNHVNNLHGQTEEVLKQWIKIPEATFEALGKALHRLELSSVLSYLTYDEEIGEQMEIEIDEHVRERIIQDIQISQILDYMMSHLVISSDDRRRIEHYAGQDDQNKALIREVIKRGEPMYTVFIDALRTSGYTDLANELKNDGHEEGSSAAIVQTGNIEHKGLSEWRVPVYKVRLQKNYSKIIDSIQHETIVDHLISRDVLTIADSQMINAYPAQIQKNRKLMDILLHGSEHAFIEFLKALREDSEYTELADEIENTTVASRDISSIKSCFK; translated from the exons ATGCCAACCAAATTTGTTCCCCTGGAACTTCAACTAGCAAGAAAAGtagagaaaaacaagaaaatactAACAATGGATGAACTGAATGATATGaacaaacaaaacgaaaaaatgGCTTTGACCCCTACTCAGCTTAAAACATTTCTGAAGGTCAACCATTCTCTGGGAAAACTAATCTACTTTGATGAAGCTGGCCTGAGAGGTAACGTTATAATAGATCCTGTGTTTTTGGTAGATGTATTGCGTTCCATTGTCACGGATGACCAGTTTTGGCCAGATAATCTCAAAGAAATCTTAAAAGCTCTAAAAGAAAGCGGACAATTGCTGAAACAGGACTTATATGAAATATGGAAGCAAGACTGTTTCCGTGAGATCTCAACACATAAAGATTACATAGTAGACATGCTAGTTCATTTGGACATAATGTGTAGACCGAAGGACGATGAAGATGGATCAGACTTGTTCTTGGTGCCATGTATGATTAGTACCAAACGAGAAGACAGCCAACAGATAGACCATGACAGAAGCATTCATCTGGCTTATAGATTTAAGGAGGAGGTAGTACCACCTGCTGTTTTGTACAGATTCATTGCCACCTTCATATCAATATGGAAGTTACGCGTTAGTGCCAAATCCAGTCGGCTGATGATCTTTACAGACAGTGCTGATGTAAAAATAGACGGGGACCATGATATGAGATTTGACATTCAGGGAAACCGATTCATAGTAACGCTTTCTCATACAGAAAAGAACATCTCCATTGTACCGTCCATTGCATCTACAGCACAGGAATGCCTTACACATGCCATCACAAACATTTCCAATTTCTATTTCTCAGTTTCAGAGGATTCTACTTGTAATAGAGATTTACCGTTTACCATTCAGATTGGTATTCCTTGTGGAACAGATCTTTGCTTTTTTGACCACACATTGTCATCAAAGAAAGAATGGAAATGCCCGGATCacaatataaaacacaaaactaaTATTGTGTCTATCTGGTTTGCAGACAAG TTACCTACAAAGGACGACAGATGCCCTCGGGATTGTTCTG gctTAGACAAGGTATGGTTAGACCGCCAGCCCGAGGACAAACACCTAGGAAGATTAGCATCTAAACTAACACACGAAGACACAAGGacaatatatatgttgataAAGGAAAAAGAACCAGCCCTGCAATGGGAAATTATTAACGAATCAAACAAGCGAGAAGGGTTTAATATTAAACTTAACGCGCTATATGATTGGAAGAAGAGTTCTAAATATGCTTCATTTAAGCAGCTACAGAATTGTTTGGAAGAGGCAAACATTGACATTCATAAACTATGCCAG aTATCAAGAGAATTTCAAAAAGAGTTAG ACCAACCAAGAGACAAGTTATTTCTTAGACCATCAGGTTTAAATGTACAGCAACTGCCTGACCATATCGGTAGTCAAACTTTCCAGCTTGGAATAGAACTGGGACTTTCTGTTGTTGAGATGCAAAAGATTGAAAGCAATCATGTGAACAATCTTCATGGTCAAACAGAAGAGGTTCTCAAACAATGGATTAAGATTCCAGAAGCTACATTTGAAGCTTTAGGGAAGGCTCTTCATCGCCTTGAATTGTCTAGTGTTTTGTCATACTTAACTTACGATGAAGAAATAGGGGAACAAATGGAAATAGAAATAGATGAACATGTTAGAG aGAGAATCATACAGGACATTCAAATCAGTCAGATTTTAGATTATATGATGTCACATTTGGTGATATCATCAGATGACAGACGTCGCATTGAGCACTATGCTGGACAAGATGATCAGAATAAAGCCTTGATTCGTGAAGTTATTAAAAGGGGAGAACCTATGTATACTGTGTTTATTGATGCTCTCCGAACAAGTGGATACACAGATCTAGCAAATGAACTGAAAAATGATGGACATGAAGAAGGCTCAAGTGCAGCTATAGTACAAACTGGAAACATAGAACATAAAG GGTTGTCAGAATGGAGAGTTCCGGTGTATAAagttcgtctacaaaagaacTATTCAAAGATCATTGACAGCATACAGCATGAGACAATAGTTGATCATCTGATATCACGTGATGTGTTGACTATAGCTGATAGTCAAATGATAAATGCTTATCCAGCACAGATACAAAAGAACAGGAAATTAATGGACATACTTTTACATGGAAGTGAACATGCGTTTATCGAATTTCTCAAAGCTCTACGAGAAGACTCTGAATATACAGAACTGGCAGATGAAATAGAAAACACAACAGTTGCTAGCAGAGATATATCAAGCATTAAGAGTTGCTTTAAATGA